A genomic stretch from Trichlorobacter lovleyi includes:
- a CDS encoding transposase has product MQNSVAPYSPRNPRLSDYYRCVEDYFEELERVHEERYQSRFGYLRPEIRLTIFRYLDCGCLHNGFARVKCDDCGHEYLVAFSCKRRHFCPSCHQKRVVEFGEWFLDDLAVTVPHRHIVFSIPKLIRRCFLFDRTLLADLSRTAWETLREYMTGTDNSMPGCACSIQTFGDFLGFNPHCHIIISDGTFDEHGIFHITPYYDFHALEQLFRHKVLKMLLDKGAITQWHIDLLMSWHHSGFNVHICEPIAADDRDALEKLAHYIIRCQFSQERMTYIEQSGTVIYRSKDGHTTKSFSALDWLAMIISHIPRHGEQMVRYYGYYSNAARGKRRKLGMDDNDTPQIVEQEADTPYRKKCRANWARLIQKVYETDPLTCPNCKGVMRILAFIEEEPVIRRILDHLGLWDVPKRQPQCGRGPPVIVEAEPALVYADSQIIEYEEAYFIPEYL; this is encoded by the coding sequence ATGCAAAACTCCGTTGCGCCATACAGCCCGCGCAATCCCCGGTTATCCGACTATTACCGCTGTGTTGAGGATTATTTCGAGGAGCTGGAGCGGGTACACGAGGAGCGGTATCAGTCCCGTTTCGGGTATCTGAGACCTGAAATCAGGTTAACGATCTTTCGTTACCTAGACTGCGGCTGTCTGCACAATGGTTTCGCCCGTGTGAAGTGCGATGACTGCGGTCACGAATATCTGGTCGCTTTTTCCTGCAAGCGCCGTCACTTCTGCCCGTCATGCCATCAGAAACGGGTGGTGGAGTTCGGCGAATGGTTTCTCGATGATCTTGCCGTCACCGTACCACATCGTCACATTGTCTTCTCCATCCCCAAGCTGATCCGCCGCTGTTTCCTGTTTGATCGCACACTTCTTGCCGATCTAAGCCGCACCGCCTGGGAGACGCTGAGAGAGTACATGACAGGCACAGACAACTCCATGCCCGGCTGCGCCTGCTCCATCCAGACCTTCGGCGACTTCCTCGGTTTCAACCCTCACTGCCACATCATAATATCCGATGGCACCTTTGACGAGCATGGCATCTTCCACATCACTCCGTATTACGATTTCCACGCACTGGAACAGCTCTTCCGGCACAAGGTCTTGAAGATGCTGCTGGATAAGGGTGCCATCACCCAGTGGCACATTGATCTGCTCATGTCCTGGCATCACAGCGGCTTCAACGTACATATCTGCGAGCCGATAGCGGCTGATGACCGCGACGCCTTGGAGAAGCTGGCCCATTACATCATCCGCTGCCAGTTCTCGCAGGAGCGGATGACCTACATTGAACAGAGCGGCACGGTCATCTACCGCTCAAAAGACGGCCACACGACCAAAAGCTTCAGCGCCCTTGACTGGCTGGCTATGATCATCAGCCACATTCCGCGGCATGGCGAGCAGATGGTGCGCTACTACGGCTACTACAGCAACGCCGCCAGAGGCAAGCGCAGGAAGCTAGGGATGGACGACAACGACACACCGCAGATTGTCGAACAAGAGGCCGACACACCATATCGCAAAAAGTGCCGTGCCAACTGGGCCAGGCTGATCCAGAAGGTCTACGAGACCGATCCGTTGACCTGCCCGAACTGCAAAGGTGTCATGCGGATACTGGCGTTTATCGAAGAAGAGCCGGTGATCCGCAGGATTCTGGATCATCTGGGGTTGTGGGATGTCCCGAAGCGGCAACCGCAATGTGGCAGGGGGCCGCCGGTAATAGTGGAAGCTGAACCAGCGCTGGTGTACGCCGACAGCCAGATTATTGAGTATGAAGAGGCGT